The following coding sequences are from one Scomber scombrus chromosome 20, fScoSco1.1, whole genome shotgun sequence window:
- the zfand1 gene encoding AN1-type zinc finger protein 1: protein MAELDIGKHCQIDLCHQQDFLPFVCDSCSGVFCIEHRSREAHSCSAEPVKKEPQTSGGGTKSYPCSFEDCKGKELLPVICPQCEKHFCLAHRHQDDHKCEKLEVQKPRMAATKELVQKIVESKVGSKSKGRRGAKNSATAAKVALMKLKLHAAGDKGLPQTERTYLQVYLPKESKTSSQPMFFCSKWSVGKVVDYAASLASLKNNNNVLTAKKLRLCHPQTGEAFRMDDTLLSLLAHPDAPLYNGGNVILEYLDNESAGLEGRF, encoded by the exons ATTTCCTTCCCTTTGTGTGTGACTCTTGCAGCGGTGTTTTCTG CATTGAACACAGAAGCAGAGAGGCTCATTCATGTTCAGCA gAGCCGGTAAAAAAAGAACCTCAGACTTCAGGCGGCGGCACGAAAAGTTATCCGTGTTCATTTGAAGACTGCAAAGGAAAAGAATTGCTGCCTGTAATCTGTCCGCAGTGtgaaaaacatttctgcttAGC CCATCGTCATCAAGATGATCACAAGTGTGAGAAGCTGGAGGTCCAAAAGCCTCGAATGGCAGCGACCAAAGAGCTGGTGCAGAAGATTGTGG AGTCAAAGGTTGGATCCAAAAGTAAAGGACGCAGAGGAGCGAAGAACAGCGCGACTGCAGCCAAGGTAGCAttaatgaaactgaaacttcACGCTGCAGGAGACAAAGGACTGCCACAG aCTGAAAGAACATATTTACAGGTGTATCTTCCTAAAGAATCCAAAACCTCCAGCCAGCCCATGTTCTTCTGCTCTAAATGGAGTGTGGGAAAAGTGGTGGATTACGCAGCGTCTCTGGCAAGcctcaaaaacaacaacaatgtgcTGACAGCGAAG AAGCTGCGGCTGTGCCACCCTCAGACAGGCGAGGCTTTCCGGATGGATGACACCTTGCTCTCGCTGCTGGCTCACCCAGACGCTCCCCTGTATAACGGGGGTAACGTGATCCTGGAGTACCTGGACAATGAGAGCGCCGGCCTGGAGGGACGTTTCTGA
- the maf1b gene encoding MAF1 homolog, negative regulator of RNA polymerase III b: MKLLENSSFEAFSSRLCVETGESRILGRIESYSCKMAGDDKHIFKQFCQEGEPHILEALSPPQSTSATSPSTLGKSVEDGENPLSDKCCRKTLFYLITTLNESFRPDYDFTAARAHEFSREPSLNWVANAVNSSLFSAVGEEFNSLGPELWNAIDQEINLQGCDIYSYNPDLDSDPFGEEGSLWSFNYFFYNKKLKRIVFLTCRSVSVLSGYGRDCLDNELDMELDDEEEMDGFTEDRCPRALCV, from the exons ATGAAACTGTTGGAAAACTCGAGTTTTGAAGCCTTCAGCTCTCGGCTGTGTGTCGAAACCGGAGAGTCTCGCATCCTTGGCAG GATCGAGAGCTACTCCTGTAAGATGGCAGGAGACGACAAACACATCTTCAAGCAGTTCTGCCAGGAGGGGGAGCCGCACATCCTGGAGGCTCTGTCTCCGCCTCAGTCCACCAGCGCCACCAGCCCTTCAAC GCTGGGGAAGAGCGTGGAGGACGGTGAAAACCCTCTGAGTGACAAGTGTTGCAGGAAGACTTTATTCTACCTCATCACGACGCTCAACGAGTCCTTCAGGCCCGACTACGACTTCACGGCGGCCCGGGCCCACGAGTTCAGCCGCGAGCCGAGTCTCAACTGG gtggCGAACGCAGTGAACAGCAGCTTGTTCTCAGCCGTCGGAGAAGAGTTTAACTCTCTGGGTCCAGAGCTGTGGAACGCCATCGACCAGGAGATCAACCTGCAGGGCTGCGACATttacag CTATAACCCGGATCTGGACTCGGACCCTTTCGGAGAGGAAGGGAGTCTCTGGTCCTTCAACTACTTCTTCTACAACAAGAAGCTCAAGAGGATCGTTTTCCTCACGTGCCGCTCCGTCAG CGTTCTGAGCGGTTACGGCCGCGACTGTCTGGACAACGAGCTGGACATGGAGCtggatgatgaagaggaaatgGACGGCTTCactgaggacag gtgCCCCAGAGCTCTTTGCGTGTGA